The following proteins come from a genomic window of Prionailurus viverrinus isolate Anna chromosome D1, UM_Priviv_1.0, whole genome shotgun sequence:
- the LOC125176581 gene encoding olfactory receptor 10V1 — translation MEEINKTAKIQFFFRPFSADPKVQVGIFVAFLTMYLISLSGNTTIAVIVQINHSLHIPMYFFLVNLAVLEIFYTSSIAPLALANLLSMGRTPVSIPGCGTQMFFFVFLGGADCVLLAVMAYDRFVAICYPLRYTHVMSWPLCVELVVGSLVLGFLLSLPLTILIFRLPFCNNNEIYHFYCDMPAVMRLACADTHIHKTALYIVSFIVLSVPLSLISISYVFIVAAILRIRSTEGRHRAFSTCSSHILVVLLQYGCTSFIYLSPSSSYSPEMGRVVSVVYTFITPILNPLIYSMRNKELKDALQKALRKF, via the coding sequence atggaagaaataaataaaactgcaaagATACAATTCTTCTTTCGTCCATTCTCAGCTGACCCTAAGGTACAAGTAGGGATTTTTGTGGCCTTCCTGACGATGTACCTGATCAGCCTCAGCGGAAACACCACAATTGCAGTCATTGTCCAGATCAACCACTCCCTCCACATccccatgtactttttcctgGTGAACCTGGCAGTTCTGGAAATCTTCTATACATCTTCCATTGCCCCACTGGCCTTGGCGAACCTTCTTTCAATGGGCAGGACTCCTGTTTCCATCCCTGGCTGTGGGacccaaatgtttttctttgtcttcctggGTGGAGCTGATTGTGTCCTGCTTGCGGTCATGGCTTATGACCGGTTTGTAGCAATCTGTTACCCTCTACGATACACCCACGTCATGAGCTGGCCCTTGTGTGTGGAGCTGGTGGTAGGGTCCCTGGTGCTGGGGTTCCTGCTGTCGCTGCCACTGACTATTTTGATCTTCCGTCTCCCATTCTGCAACAACAATGAGATCTACCACTTCTACTGTGACATGCCTGCTGTCATGCGCCTGGCCTGTGCggacacacacattcacaagACTGCCCTGTACATCGTCAGCTTCATTGTCCTAAGCGTCCCACTCTCATTAATCTCCATCTCCTACGTCTTCATCGTGGCAGCCATTTTACGGATCCGGTCAACAGAAGGGCGCCACCGagccttctccacctgctcctcGCACATCTTAGTGGTCCTCCTGCAGTATGGCTGCACCAGCTTTATATACTTGTCTCCCAGTTCCAGCTACTCTCCTGAGATGGGCCGGGTGGTGTCCGTGGTCTACACCTTCATCACGCCCATTTTAAACCCTTTGATCTACAGTATGCGGAACAAGGAACTGAAAGATGCCCTACAGAAGGCGCTGAGGAAGTTCTAG